CACTCTGCTAAATCTCCAAGCAAACAAAAGCTACTCATTCTAGTGACCATTTCCATCTCTCTCTTCACCATCATTCCTCTTCTCTACCCTTTTGTTGAAGACCCTAACTTCTTCCTGAAGCAACAACATCCAAGCCAAACCAGCATCGTCAAGCTCCAAGACAGTGTTGCAGCCACACACAAAAGGTGCGACATATTCTCGGGAGAGTGGGTTCCTAACCCTGAAGCACCTTACTACACGAACACCACGTGCTGGGCCATACACGAACACCAAAACTGCATGAGGTTCGGAAGACCTGACACGGATTTCATCAAGTGGAAATGGAGACCCCACGGATGTGAAAATGACTTGCCGGTTTTTGACCCCCTTCGGTTTCTTGAGACCGTGAGAGGGAAAACAATGGCGTTTGTTGGTGACTCTGTTAGCAGAAACCACATGCAGTCTTTGATATGCCTTCTATCTCAGGTAACACAATCTCACCATATTTTCTAACtgttctatttcttttttggaaTATTAAGTTCATAATCCTCAACAgaaatttatttgtttgtaaatatactgcttaatttaggatttaaacCTTCTTTTCACATCAATTTGAATTTAGTTATACATTTAGTCTGCTCATTAGAATAATGATTTTACTTAACTAGTGTTTTTACCAAAATAAGAAAGTTGATACATATATGACCTAAACTGATCGGAGCGTAGCTTATTTTGTCACTAAACCATTTGTAGACTGTTTTAAATTCAATGTCCCAAAGCATTTAAAtcaattaatcatatttttagtaCTCACTAcagcaaataaaaacatataaccATTCTTGACGTCGAAGTAACATTCTAATCGATAAACTCTAATCATTAGATCATgtgtataatttaattattagtCGAAGTTACACTTTTGATAAAGTAGTATAAACGAAGTGAGACGTGCATACTGTGATCACTTACCATTATATTAagaagtgtgtgtgtgttatttACCAAAGCTTGATAAAATCATATAACCActcaattattaatatttaaataaaagattggTTCACCGGTGCCACAATTATTGAAACAATGTTTTCCTATACTGGAAAAGTAATAATGAAACATCAATGGGAAGTTTGTCCAGtgatataatatgttttaatcaAATAGTTAACTTTTTCTttgcataaaattattttacttgtGTGTAAAGATTCTGCTAAAAAAGGTAGACTTGACATTGACATTTCCACAGAGTCCATGGGTCATCTTAGCTAATTAACAAAGTGAATAATCAAATTGCATAAACGATATTAAACAGCGAAGTATGGTCCAGCCTTTTGTTATAATTCGATTTGTTTTCTTGTGCAATTGGAATATAGAAATCGAATCTTTAACGTATTAGTTTCGTTCATAGTTTCTCAAGACTAACGTAGAAATAACATTTCAGGTTGAATATCCTGTGGATGCTTCAGTTAACACAAGCGATTATTTCAAAAGATGGACATACGAGACATACAATTTCACCATCGCTCCATTTTGGTCAACACACTTGGTAAAGTCCATAGAACCCGACCCGGGAAAGACAGAGCATAGTGTCTTTGATCTATACCTTGATGAACCAGACGAGCGTTGGACAGCAGAGATAGGAGACTTCGACTACGTGATCATCTCCTCAGGTCACTGGCATTTCCGGCCAATGGTCTACTACGAGAACAATACCATCGTTGGTTGCCGTTATTGCCAGTTACCAAACATAACCGATTTCTCGATGTTTTACGGGTACAGAAAAGCGTTTAGAACAGCGTTTAAAGCGATTTTGGAGTCGGAGACATTCGAGGGAGTGATGTATTTACGAACATTTTTACCATCGCATTTCGAGGGTGGGTTATGGAACGAAGGAGGGAACTGTTTGAGGAAAGGACCTTATCAGGGGAACGAGACTCAGGACGAGGTGACAAGGAAGCTACACAGGATTCAGGTGGAGGAGTTTGAGAGAGCTGAAAAAGAAGCCAAGAGGAGAGGAAAGAGGTTTAGACTACTAGACACGACTCGAGCGATGTGGCTTAGACCCGACGGTCACCCTAGCCGCTACGGACATCTCCCTGAGGCTAATGTGTCTTTGTACAACGACTGTGTCCACTGGTGCCTGCCTGGTCCGATCGATAACCTCAATGACTTCTTACTCGCTATGattaagagagaagaagagaaaggacTATTGGCTCAAGTTCGGAAAATGATGTCCTAATGACCAAAACCAAAAGTCTTTCCTGCTCTGTTTTTTAATtggatttaaatatttaatgaataGCCAAATGTTGTCCATGTCTCCATGATTATTATTTGATTACCACGAGTAAAACATTAGCCAccatagttatatatattaattatatattggttaagagagaagaagacaaaggaCTATTGGCTCAAGTCGAAAATGATGTCCTAATGACCAATACCACAAGTAGAACTATTGGCTCAAGTCGAAAATGATGTCCTAATGACCAAAACCACAAGTAGAACTATTGAACTCAAGTCGAAAATGATGTCCTAACGACCAAAACCACAAGTCTTCCTGCTCTGTTCTTTAGTTGAATTTAATGAATAGTCAGAATTTTCCTTCAttctttgatgatttttttttgggttcaccccctaatagaaaattaattgtcattttagattcaatatcttttaattaaggaaacaaaataacttgccaaattatattatatttttttaaaaaaaaataaataaataaataacaatagttgtaaaaatattattttttaaaaaatatttatttttaaaatttatagtttagtaTTTTTCCAAACGTTTAGGTTTATCCAAAGATTTAAAGTTTACCAaatgatttaggatttaagattagagtttaggatttagtgttttgtcgacaatattaatttttttaaacattcatttttatatactatttttttatttttaaattttattttgaaaatataatgtaatttgcaagttattttgtttctttaattaaaagatactggATGTAGAATGACAACTTTCTATTGGCTGGTGAACCTAAAGAATAACTCTTATTTGACCACCACGAGATCACACCATTACCAACCATAATTactcatatacatatttttatgataaGACCAGCCAACATAGTCTTGGAGCAGACAATGGAGCTTCCTTTGTTTGCAGTGCTTCAAAGAACACCACGAGTTGCAGTTAGATTATCACTTATTCTATTTTCCCTCGCAATAGTCCCTGCTTTATATTCTCTCCTCTCCAATCCAATCTTATTACCTCTATCTATCTCATCACCCGAGACTGATGGTCCCCTTCCATCGGATCATATGCATCTCAGTCATCTGAATTCTCCATCTGTTCGGATTCTACCACCCGTGAATAGTCCCATTCCAGCTCCACCATATCATACAAGACATCGGAAGTCTTCATATCACTCAACCCCAGTCACAACGCCAACAACATCAAGAACGCAGATCAGAGATGATGAGCAGAGGTGTGATCTTTTCAAAGGGGAATGGATACCGAACGAAGAATCTCCATACTATAACCACACGACTTGCTGGGCGATACAAGAGCACCAGAACTGCATGAAGCACGGGAGACCAGACTCAGGGTTCCTGAGATGGAGGTGGAAGCCAGACGGCTGCGACCTCCCCGTCTTTGATCCTCAGGAGTTCTTAGAAATGGTTAGAGGGAAATCTATGGGGTTTGTTGGTGATTCCATTAGCAGAAACCAAGCCCAGTCTCTCTTGTGCCTTCTCTCTAGGGTAAAACATCCAATCTAATCTTCAATAATCACCAACTAaccaacatctctctctctatatatatgaattgttttttttttcatttccttGTAGGTGGAATATCCTGAAGACATTTCTTCTTCACCAGATAAAGCTTTTAAAGTATGGAACTACACATCCTATAACTTCACTCTACATGCCATGTGGTCACCGTTTCTAGTGAAGACTACTAAAGCTGACCCTACAGACCCGGAGTGCAACCTCTTCAACCTATACCTAGACGAGTATGACAGCAAGTGGACGAGTCAGATCAACCGGCTTGACTACCTGGTTATATCATCAGGCCACTGGTTTTACCGGCCTGTTATCTTCTACGAAAATGAAACAATCTCCGGATGCCAATACTGTGCGTTACCAAACACAACTCAGCTGCCTTTGTACTACGGATACACGAAGGCTTTAAGAACATCTCTAAGAGCTATACTCGAAAATTTCAAGGGTTTGGCATTTCTGAGGAGTTTTTCTCCTCAACATTTCGAAGGTGGACCGTGGGACAAAGGAGGGGACTGTGTAAGGACACGACCATACAGAAGAAACGAGACGATACCCGAAGGTGCAGATCTCAAGATTCACGACATTCAAGTAGAGGAGTTCCGAGCTGcagaagaagagatgaagaagaagcagggTTTGAGACTGAGGTTGATGGACACGACACAAGCAATGCTACTTCGACCAGATGGACATCCTGGGAGATATGGACATCTGCAGACCGCCGCAGAGGTGAGTTTAAGAAATGATTGTATTCATTGGTGCCTCCCGGGACCTATTGATACTTGGAATGATATTTTGCTGCAAATGATGaagacagaaaaataaaaaccattCCTCAAGGATAAGTAGATGAGAccaattttaaatcaaacaaaaaaaaagattcctGTAGAAGTCTTAGTATTTGATTGCCCATGTATATTCATTCATATGCAAGGACGGAAAACCATTTACGAACAGTTAtcatattcatataaattttatatgcaAAGTAAAAGCAGTCGTACATAATATCTCAGAAGGAAATCTTGATGAAAACGAGGACGTGCAAAGCCACAAAAGCTGACCTGAGATACATGAGCCTTGTTTGGGTGTCAGTTCTTGTAGCAGTTGAATATGGAAGGTAGGAATGAGCATCAACCTCATGGTCTGATCCAAATCCTCTTATCTGAATTTGTTCTTTTTGAATCTGTTCCTTGCAGCGTTTCCCTCGACGACGTCAAAGCTCTCATATCTTCTCCACAATCTCTCTAACTCCATCCGAATGAATCTCACCAACAATCCCCTCTGCTTGTGCCCTGATAGGAATATCAAAGGGTTCTGTTAAGAGACAGAGACAGTAGAAAGGGAAAAAAATTGTAGATTGATCTAGCTTGAGATGGACCTGCTTTGCAGCTAATTGCTCGATTAGAGTTTGGAGTTGTTTATCCAATGACTTCTCTCTCTGAGCTGTGGAAGCAAAATCTTCCCAGTCAGAAAATGCAAATGAAAATGTTCAGGCTACTAACTTTCTCGTGTGAGAACAGTCAGAGTTGATGAGGGAAGTACCTGGAGAAGGCTGTTTCAGTGCTCTTTCCTGTATAACAGTCCAACTCCTCTCTAGCTCCTGAACCTTCTCTTCCATTAACCTCTAAAGAATCAAATGACTTACACCAAAGTCAGGTATACACGATTAGAGAACTccctgcaaaacaaaaaaaaaaggtaaaaataaaaactaaccAAATAGTTCTTTTTTGCTCGCCAGCTTCTGTAGCCATAACGGACTTCATGGCCTCTGTGTCAGCTCCGTCTTTACCATTCCCATCAGGCTGGATAACAGATTCACCAGAGCTCTTGGAGTGCCTTTCATCTAGAGAAGCTTCAAGCTTTCCTCAACATCTTATAGCTCCTGCAAAACCATATGATATCAAGCAGGTCCAAATGAACAAGtttcacattaaaaaaaaaaaatatatcatttctTAAGACTCGACCTTACAACTTTTTAA
The sequence above is drawn from the Raphanus sativus cultivar WK10039 chromosome 7, ASM80110v3, whole genome shotgun sequence genome and encodes:
- the LOC108818507 gene encoding protein trichome birefringence-like 21 isoform X2 — translated: MIRPANIVLEQTMELPLFAVLQRTPRVAVRLSLILFSLAIVPALYSLLSNPILLPLSISSPETDGPLPSDHMHLSHLNSPSVRILPPVNSPIPAPPYHTRHRKSSYHSTPVTTPTTSRTQIRDDEQRCDLFKGEWIPNEESPYYNHTTCWAIQEHQNCMKHGRPDSGFLRWRWKPDGCDLPVFDPQEFLEMVRGKSMGFVGDSISRNQAQSLLCLLSRVEYPEDISSSPDKAFKVWNYTSYNFTLHAMWSPFLVKTTKADPTDPECNLFNLYLDEYDSKWTSQINRLDYLVISSGHWFYRPVIFYENETISGCQYCALPNTTQLPLYYGYTKALRTSLRAILENFKGLAFLRSFSPQHFEGGPWDKGGDCVRTRPYRRNETIPEGADLKIHDIQVEEFRAAEEEMKKKQGLRLRLMDTTQAMLLRPDGHPGRYGHLQTAAEVSLRNDCIHWCLPGPIDTWNDILLQMMKTEK
- the LOC108818507 gene encoding protein trichome birefringence-like 21 isoform X1, which codes for MIRPANIVLEQTMELPLFAVLQRTPRVAVRLSLILFSLAIVPALYSLLSNPILLPLSISSPETDGPLPSDHMHLSHLNSPSVRILPPVNSPIPAPPYHTRHRKSSYHSTPVTTPTTSRTQIRDDEQRCDLFKGEWIPNEESPYYNHTTCWAIQEHQNCMKHGRPDSGFLRWRWKPDGCDLPVFDPQEFLEMVRGKSMGFVGDSISRNQAQSLLCLLSRVEYPEDISSSPDKAFKVWNYTSYNFTLHAMWSPFLVKTTKADPTDPECNLFNLYLDEYDSKWTSQINRLDYLVISSGHWFYRPVIFYENETISGCQYCALPNTTQLPLYYGYTKALRTSLRAILENFKGLAFLRSFSPQHFEGGPWDKGGDCVRTRPYRRNETIPEGADLKIHDIQVEEFRAAEEEMKKKQGLRLRLMDTTQAMLLRPDGHPGRYGHLQTAAEKEILMKTRTCKATKADLRYMSLVWVSVLVAVEYGSVSLDDVKALISSPQSL
- the LOC108818304 gene encoding protein trichome birefringence-like 19, translating into MELLHSAKSPSKQKLLILVTISISLFTIIPLLYPFVEDPNFFLKQQHPSQTSIVKLQDSVAATHKRCDIFSGEWVPNPEAPYYTNTTCWAIHEHQNCMRFGRPDTDFIKWKWRPHGCENDLPVFDPLRFLETVRGKTMAFVGDSVSRNHMQSLICLLSQVEYPVDASVNTSDYFKRWTYETYNFTIAPFWSTHLVKSIEPDPGKTEHSVFDLYLDEPDERWTAEIGDFDYVIISSGHWHFRPMVYYENNTIVGCRYCQLPNITDFSMFYGYRKAFRTAFKAILESETFEGVMYLRTFLPSHFEGGLWNEGGNCLRKGPYQGNETQDEVTRKLHRIQVEEFERAEKEAKRRGKRFRLLDTTRAMWLRPDGHPSRYGHLPEANVSLYNDCVHWCLPGPIDNLNDFLLAMIKREEEKGLLAQVRKMMS